A part of Aegilops tauschii subsp. strangulata cultivar AL8/78 chromosome 2, Aet v6.0, whole genome shotgun sequence genomic DNA contains:
- the LOC109743658 gene encoding uncharacterized protein, with protein sequence MDSGDEFFFHHFIYSSDDSSSDDEDLVVAALFVHDHIERQLPRCRGSLPGRAPNLNRNRERGHALLYADYFANTPLFKPDKFRRRFHMARHLFNRIREGVVAHDPYFECKTDALDKLGFSSYQKCTATIRMLAYGIPGDLVDEYVRMSETTCLMSLYKFCQAVVAVFGPEYLRQPIAADAERFGEYKGHVKACTVILEAAALQDLWIWHSFFDMEGSHNDINVLQRSPVFARLVEGRSPPVNFEINGHQSNKGYYLADGIYPQWSTFVKTISNPQGKLWEVMTACVIMHNMIVEDERDDMIFDQGFDYQGENVEPPD encoded by the exons ATGGACAGTGGAGATGAATTTTTCTTCCACCACTTCATTTATTCATCGGACGATTCGTCGTCGGATGATGAAGATCTTGTGGTGGCTGCACTGTTCGTTCACGACCACATTGAACGGCAGCTTCCTCGGTGCAGGGGGTCACTCCCTGGCCGTGCTCCCAACCTGAACCGCAACAGGGAGAGAGGCCATGCCCTGCTCTATGCCGATTACTTTGCGAACACCCCGCTCTTCAAGCCGGATAAATTCCGTCGCCGTTTTCATATGGCAAGGCATCTGTTCAATCGTATCCGAGAGGGAGTGGTTGCTCATGACCCATACTTCGAGTGCAAGACGGATGCCCTTGACAAGCTTGGATTCTCCTCTTACCAGAAATGCACCGCGACCATCCGCATGCTTGCATATGGAATTCCAGGCGATCTGGTGGATGAGTACGTGCGTATGAGTGAGACCACATGTCTGATGTCACTGTACAAGTTCTGCCAGGccgtggtggcagtgtttggccctgagtacttgaggCAGCCAATAGCCGCGGATGCAGAGAGATTT ggcgAGTACAAGGGGCATGTCAAAGCATGCACTGTCATATTAGAAGCGGCGGCTTTGCAGGATCTTTGGATATGGCATTCTTTCTTTGACATGGAAGGTTCTCACAATGATATCAATGTGCTGCAGCGTTCTCCAGTCTTTGCAAGGCTTGTAGAAGGCCGCTCCCCACCTGTCAACTTTGAGATCAACGGCCACCAGTCCAACAAGGGATACTATCTAGCTGATGGTATATATCCTCAGTGGTCAACTTTTGTGAAGACAATCTCGAACCCCCAAG GAAAGctttgggaggtgatgactgcttgtgtgatcatgcacaacatgatcgtcgaGGACGAGCGTGATGACATGATCTTCGACCAAGGATTTGATTATCAAGGAGAAAATGTTGAGCCCCCGGACTAA